The following proteins are encoded in a genomic region of Gavia stellata isolate bGavSte3 unplaced genomic scaffold, bGavSte3.hap2 HAP2_SCAFFOLD_42, whole genome shotgun sequence:
- the LOC132321477 gene encoding olfactory receptor 14C36-like encodes MSNSSSITHFLLLAFADTRQLKLLHFCLFLGIYLAALLGNGLIITAIVCDHHLHSPMYFFLLNLSLLDLGSISTTVPKAMANSLWDTRAISYAGCAAQVFLFIFFMSAELHLLTVMSYDRYIAICKPLHYGTLLGSRACVHMAAAAWGSGLLNAVLHTANTFSLPLCQGNAVDQFFCEIPQITKLSCSDSYLREVGLIVVSACFSVGCFVFIVLSYVQILRAVLRMPSEQGQHKAFSTCLPHLAVVSLYVSTGIFAYLKPPSISSPSLDLVVSFLYSVVPPAVNPLIYSMRNQELKDAIKKWFSRTFFNS; translated from the coding sequence atgtccaacagcagctccatcacccacttcctcctcctggcatttgcAGACACACGTCAGCTGaagctcttgcacttctgcctcttcctgggcatctacctggctgccctcctgggcaatggcctcatcatcaccgccatagtctgtgaccaccacctccacagccccatgtacttcttcctcctcaacctctccctcctcgacctgggctccatctccaccactgttcccaaagccatggccaattccctctgggacaccagggccatttCCTatgcaggatgtgctgcccaagtctttctgttcatctttttcatgtcagcagaactgcatcttctcactgtcatgtcctatgaccgctacattgccatctgcaaacccctgcactacgggaccctcctgggcagcagagcttgtgtccacatggcagcagctgcctggggcagtgggttgctcaatgctgtgctgcacacggccaatacattttcactaccactctgccaaggcaatgctgtggaccagttcttctgtgaaatcccacagatcaccaagctctcctgctcagactcgtacctcagggaagttgggcttatTGTGGTTAGTGCTTGTTTCAGTgttggctgttttgttttcattgtgctgtcctatgtgcagatcttgagggctgtgctgaggatgccctctgagcagggacagcacaaagccttttccacgtgcctccctcacctggccgtGGTCTCCCTATATGTCAGCACTGGCAtatttgcctacctgaagcccccctccatctcctccccatccctggacctggtggtgtcatttctgtactcggtggtgcctccagcagtgaaccccctcatctacagcatgaggaaccaggagctcaaggatgccatCAAGAAATGGTTTTCACGGacatttttcaacagctga
- the LOC132321479 gene encoding olfactory receptor 14C36-like: ITQFLLLAFTDTRELQVLHFCLFLGIYLAALLGNGLIITAIACDHHLHSPMYFFLLNLSLLDLGSISTTVPKAMASSLWDTRAISFAGCAAQLFLFVFFISAEFYLLTVMSYDRYIAICKPLHYGTLLGSRACVHMAAAAWGSGLLNAVLHTANTFSLPLCQGNALDQFFCEIPQITKLSCSDSYLREVGFLVVSFCLVFGCFVFIVLSYVQILRSVLRIPSEQGRHKAFSTCLPHLAVVSLFISTGVFAHLKPPSISSPSLDLVVAVLYSVVPPAVNPLIYSMRNQELKDAMKKWFSRTLFNS; encoded by the coding sequence atcacccagttcctcctcctggccttCACAGACACACGGGAGCTGCAGgtcttgcacttctgcctcttcctgggcatctacctggctgcactcctgggcaatggcctcatcatcaccgccatagcctgcgaccaccacctccacagccccatgtacttcttcctcctcaacctctccctcctcgacctgggctccatctccaccactgtccccaaagccatggccagttccctctgggacaccagggccatctcctttgcaggatgtgctgctcagctctttctttttgtctttttcatttcagcagagttTTATCTTCTCACCGTCATGTCCTACgaccgctacattgccatctgcaaacccctgcactacgggaccctcctgggcagcagagcttgtgtccacatggcagcagctgcctggggcagtgggttgctcaatgctgtgctgcacacggccaatacattttcactaccactctgccaaggcaatgccttggaccagttcttctgtgaaattccacAGATCaccaagctctcctgctcagactcgtacctcagggaagttggaTTTCTTGTGGTTAGTTTCTGTTTAGTCTTcgggtgttttgttttcattgtgctgtcctatgtgcagatcttgaggtctgtgctgaggatcccctctgagcagggacggcacaaagccttttccacgtgcctccctcacctggccgtggtctccctgtttatcAGCACTGGAGTGTTTGCccacctgaagcccccctccatctcttccccatccctggacctggtggtggcagttctgtactcggtggtgcctccagcagtgaaccccctcatctacagcatgaggaaccaggagctcaaggatgccatGAAGAAATGGTTTTCACGGACACTTTTCAACAGCTGA
- the LOC132321480 gene encoding olfactory receptor 1F1-like: MSNSSSITQFLLLAFADTRELQLLHFCLFLGIYLAALLGNGLIITAIACDHHLHSPMYFFLLNLSFIDLGFVSTTLPKAMANSLWDTRAISYAGCAAQVFFVLFLMSAEFFLLTVMAFDRYIAICKPLHYGSPLGSRASLDPVMAMLYSVVTPALNPLIYSMRNRDLKDAMKKVILGMFPICLLGTVCGAMS, from the exons atgtccaacagcagctccatcacccagttcctcctcctggcattcgcagacacgcgggagctgcagctcttgcacttctgcctcttcctgggcatctacctggctgccctcctgggcaatggcctcatcatcaccgccatagcctgcgaccaccacctccacagccccatgtacttcttcctcctcaacctttCCTTCATCGACCTGGGCTTCgtctccaccactctccccaaagccatggccaattccctctgggacaccagggccatctcctatgcaggatgtgctgcccaagtcttttttgttttatttttgatgtcagcagaattttttcttctcactgtcatggccttcgaccgctacattgccatctgcaaacccctgcactatgGGAGCcccctgggcagcagagctt ctctggatCCAGTGATGGCAATGCTGTACTCGGTGGTGACCCCAGCCttgaaccccctcatctacagcatgaggaaccgGGACCTCAAGGATGCCATGAAGAAAGTGATTTTAGGGATGTTTCCCAT atgtctgctgggcACTGTCTGCGGGGCAATGAGCTGA